The following are encoded in a window of Pygocentrus nattereri isolate fPygNat1 chromosome 5, fPygNat1.pri, whole genome shotgun sequence genomic DNA:
- the anp32b gene encoding acidic leucine-rich nuclear phosphoprotein 32 family member B isoform X3 codes for MDMKKRIHLELRNRTPSDVRELVLDNCRSNEGKIEGLTAEFVNLEFLSLINVGLISVSNLPKLGKLKKLELSDNRISGGLDVLAEKLPNLTHLNLSGNKLKDISTLEPLKKLDHLKSLDLFNCEVTNLNDYRESVFKLLPQLTYLDGYDLEDREASDSDGEVDGVDDDDDEEGEGEEDEDGEEEDFDEEEDDEEEDEDEVEGEEDDEDVSGEDEEEDFGQDGEVEDEDEDEDDDDEEEEEGGATKGEKRKREADDEEDDEDEDDD; via the exons ATGGACATGAAAAAGAGGATCCACTTGGAGCTCAGGAACAGGACCCCATCTGAT GTACGAGAACTTGTCCTCGATAACTGCAGATCAAATGAGGGGAAAATTGAAGGCCTCACAGCAGAATTTGTCAATCTTGAATTTCTCAGTTTGATAAACGTTGGTTTAATCTCAGTGTCCAACCTCCCTAAACTTGGAAAACTCAAAAAg TTGGAACTCAGTGACAACAGAATTTCCGGTGGACTTGACGTTTTAGCAGAAAAACTCCCAAATCTCACACATCTAAACCTGAGTGGAAACAAACTGAAAGACATCAGCACATTGGAGCCTTTG AAAAAACTAGATCACTTGAAGAGTCTCGATCTTTTCAACTGTGAAGTGACGAATCTGAATGATTACCGGGAGAGCGTGTTCAAGCTGCTGCCGCAGCTAACGTACCTGGACGGGTACGATCTGGAGGACCGCGAGGCGTCCGACTCGGACGGGGAAGTGGACGGAGtggacgacgacgacgacgaag AAGGAGAGGGGGAAGAGGATGaggatggtgaggaggaggactttgatgaggaagaagatgacgaagaggaggatgaggacgaGGTAGAAGGAGAGGAAGATGACGAGGACGTCAGTGGAGAAGATGAG GAGGAAGACTTTGGACAGGATGGAGAAGTagaagatgaagatgaggatGAAGATGATGACGACGAAG aagaagaagaaggaggagcgacgaagggagagaagagaaaacgaGAAGCGGATGACGAAGAAGACGACGAGGACGAGGACGACGACTAA
- the anp32b gene encoding acidic leucine-rich nuclear phosphoprotein 32 family member B isoform X4, whose amino-acid sequence MDMKKRIHLELRNRTPSDVRELVLDNCRSNEGKIEGLTAEFVNLEFLSLINVGLISVSNLPKLGKLKKLELSDNRISGGLDVLAEKLPNLTHLNLSGNKLKDISTLEPLKKLDHLKSLDLFNCEVTNLNDYRESVFKLLPQLTYLDGYDLEDREASDSDGEVDGVDDDDDEEGEGEEDEDGEEEDFDEEEDDEEEDEDEVEGEEDDEDVSGEDEEEDFGQDGEVEDEDEDEDDDDEEEEGGATKGEKRKREADDEEDDEDEDDD is encoded by the exons ATGGACATGAAAAAGAGGATCCACTTGGAGCTCAGGAACAGGACCCCATCTGAT GTACGAGAACTTGTCCTCGATAACTGCAGATCAAATGAGGGGAAAATTGAAGGCCTCACAGCAGAATTTGTCAATCTTGAATTTCTCAGTTTGATAAACGTTGGTTTAATCTCAGTGTCCAACCTCCCTAAACTTGGAAAACTCAAAAAg TTGGAACTCAGTGACAACAGAATTTCCGGTGGACTTGACGTTTTAGCAGAAAAACTCCCAAATCTCACACATCTAAACCTGAGTGGAAACAAACTGAAAGACATCAGCACATTGGAGCCTTTG AAAAAACTAGATCACTTGAAGAGTCTCGATCTTTTCAACTGTGAAGTGACGAATCTGAATGATTACCGGGAGAGCGTGTTCAAGCTGCTGCCGCAGCTAACGTACCTGGACGGGTACGATCTGGAGGACCGCGAGGCGTCCGACTCGGACGGGGAAGTGGACGGAGtggacgacgacgacgacgaag AAGGAGAGGGGGAAGAGGATGaggatggtgaggaggaggactttgatgaggaagaagatgacgaagaggaggatgaggacgaGGTAGAAGGAGAGGAAGATGACGAGGACGTCAGTGGAGAAGATGAG GAGGAAGACTTTGGACAGGATGGAGAAGTagaagatgaagatgaggatGAAGATGATGACGACGAAG aagaagaaggaggagcgacgaagggagagaagagaaaacgaGAAGCGGATGACGAAGAAGACGACGAGGACGAGGACGACGACTAA
- the anp32b gene encoding acidic leucine-rich nuclear phosphoprotein 32 family member B isoform X1 — protein MRSCCERRRHHSLSITASRAPCGLKVPLWPRFPSFWILSGKRGGRFRKSPPRESEVHVPGNVPGTWVYSKGWAAWHKNTRGTAGADKHTHNETRTGDSLSEFDSNSRISKRVHIMQPQVRELVLDNCRSNEGKIEGLTAEFVNLEFLSLINVGLISVSNLPKLGKLKKLELSDNRISGGLDVLAEKLPNLTHLNLSGNKLKDISTLEPLKKLDHLKSLDLFNCEVTNLNDYRESVFKLLPQLTYLDGYDLEDREASDSDGEVDGVDDDDDEEGEGEEDEDGEEEDFDEEEDDEEEDEDEVEGEEDDEDVSGEDEEEDFGQDGEVEDEDEDEDDDDEEEEEGGATKGEKRKREADDEEDDEDEDDD, from the exons ATGAGGAGCTGCTGCGAAAGGCGACGACACCACAGCCTCTCCATCACTGCCAGCAGGGCACCTTGTGGGCTAAAGGTTCCTCTCTGGCCACGTTTTCCCAGTTTCTGGATCTTATCTGGCAAACGGGGGGGTCGGTTTAGAAAGTCCCCACCACGTGAATCTGAAGTTCATGTTCCAGGGAATGTTCCTGGAACGTGGGTTTACAGTAAGGGCTGGGCAGCGTGGCACAAAAACACCCGAGGAACAGCAGgagcagacaaacacacacacaacgaaACCAGAACCGGGGACAGCTTGTCAGAGTTTGACAGTAACAGCAGAATCTCAAAGAGGGTTCACATCATGCAACCGCAG GTACGAGAACTTGTCCTCGATAACTGCAGATCAAATGAGGGGAAAATTGAAGGCCTCACAGCAGAATTTGTCAATCTTGAATTTCTCAGTTTGATAAACGTTGGTTTAATCTCAGTGTCCAACCTCCCTAAACTTGGAAAACTCAAAAAg TTGGAACTCAGTGACAACAGAATTTCCGGTGGACTTGACGTTTTAGCAGAAAAACTCCCAAATCTCACACATCTAAACCTGAGTGGAAACAAACTGAAAGACATCAGCACATTGGAGCCTTTG AAAAAACTAGATCACTTGAAGAGTCTCGATCTTTTCAACTGTGAAGTGACGAATCTGAATGATTACCGGGAGAGCGTGTTCAAGCTGCTGCCGCAGCTAACGTACCTGGACGGGTACGATCTGGAGGACCGCGAGGCGTCCGACTCGGACGGGGAAGTGGACGGAGtggacgacgacgacgacgaag AAGGAGAGGGGGAAGAGGATGaggatggtgaggaggaggactttgatgaggaagaagatgacgaagaggaggatgaggacgaGGTAGAAGGAGAGGAAGATGACGAGGACGTCAGTGGAGAAGATGAG GAGGAAGACTTTGGACAGGATGGAGAAGTagaagatgaagatgaggatGAAGATGATGACGACGAAG aagaagaagaaggaggagcgacgaagggagagaagagaaaacgaGAAGCGGATGACGAAGAAGACGACGAGGACGAGGACGACGACTAA
- the anp32b gene encoding acidic leucine-rich nuclear phosphoprotein 32 family member B isoform X2, with protein MRSCCERRRHHSLSITASRAPCGLKVPLWPRFPSFWILSGKRGGRFRKSPPRESEVHVPGNVPGTWVYSKGWAAWHKNTRGTAGADKHTHNETRTGDSLSEFDSNSRISKRVHIMQPQVRELVLDNCRSNEGKIEGLTAEFVNLEFLSLINVGLISVSNLPKLGKLKKLELSDNRISGGLDVLAEKLPNLTHLNLSGNKLKDISTLEPLKKLDHLKSLDLFNCEVTNLNDYRESVFKLLPQLTYLDGYDLEDREASDSDGEVDGVDDDDDEEGEGEEDEDGEEEDFDEEEDDEEEDEDEVEGEEDDEDVSGEDEEEDFGQDGEVEDEDEDEDDDDEEEEGGATKGEKRKREADDEEDDEDEDDD; from the exons ATGAGGAGCTGCTGCGAAAGGCGACGACACCACAGCCTCTCCATCACTGCCAGCAGGGCACCTTGTGGGCTAAAGGTTCCTCTCTGGCCACGTTTTCCCAGTTTCTGGATCTTATCTGGCAAACGGGGGGGTCGGTTTAGAAAGTCCCCACCACGTGAATCTGAAGTTCATGTTCCAGGGAATGTTCCTGGAACGTGGGTTTACAGTAAGGGCTGGGCAGCGTGGCACAAAAACACCCGAGGAACAGCAGgagcagacaaacacacacacaacgaaACCAGAACCGGGGACAGCTTGTCAGAGTTTGACAGTAACAGCAGAATCTCAAAGAGGGTTCACATCATGCAACCGCAG GTACGAGAACTTGTCCTCGATAACTGCAGATCAAATGAGGGGAAAATTGAAGGCCTCACAGCAGAATTTGTCAATCTTGAATTTCTCAGTTTGATAAACGTTGGTTTAATCTCAGTGTCCAACCTCCCTAAACTTGGAAAACTCAAAAAg TTGGAACTCAGTGACAACAGAATTTCCGGTGGACTTGACGTTTTAGCAGAAAAACTCCCAAATCTCACACATCTAAACCTGAGTGGAAACAAACTGAAAGACATCAGCACATTGGAGCCTTTG AAAAAACTAGATCACTTGAAGAGTCTCGATCTTTTCAACTGTGAAGTGACGAATCTGAATGATTACCGGGAGAGCGTGTTCAAGCTGCTGCCGCAGCTAACGTACCTGGACGGGTACGATCTGGAGGACCGCGAGGCGTCCGACTCGGACGGGGAAGTGGACGGAGtggacgacgacgacgacgaag AAGGAGAGGGGGAAGAGGATGaggatggtgaggaggaggactttgatgaggaagaagatgacgaagaggaggatgaggacgaGGTAGAAGGAGAGGAAGATGACGAGGACGTCAGTGGAGAAGATGAG GAGGAAGACTTTGGACAGGATGGAGAAGTagaagatgaagatgaggatGAAGATGATGACGACGAAG aagaagaaggaggagcgacgaagggagagaagagaaaacgaGAAGCGGATGACGAAGAAGACGACGAGGACGAGGACGACGACTAA